The Pseudomonas sp. TH06 genome contains the following window.
GTGCCTTTGCCGCCGGTGTCATCGCACTGGGCCTGTGCTTCGGCGCGTACGCCACGGAAGTGTTCCGTGGCGCGATCCTCGCCATTCCCAAAGGCCACCGTGAGGCCGGCGTGGCCCTGGGCCTGTCGAAATGGCGGATCTTCACCCGACTGATCATGCCGCAGATGTGGCGCATCGCCCTGCCGGGCCTTGGCAACCTGTTCATGATCCTGATGAAGGACACGGCACTGGTGTCAGTGATCGGCCTGGAAGAAATCATGCGTCACGCGCAAATCGGCGTGACCGTGTCGAAACAGCCGTTCACCTTCTATATGGTCGCCGCGCTCATGTACCTCGGCCTGACCGTGCTGGCCATGACCGGCATGCATTTCCTGGAAAAACGCGCCGCCCGCGGCTTCGCGAGGAGCGCTTAATGAATTGGGAAATCATCATCAAGTGGCTGCCGAAACTGGCGCAGGGCGCGACCCTGACTCTGGAACTGGTGGCCATTGCCGTGATCGCAGGTCTGCTGCTGGCGATTCCGCTGGGCATCGCCCGCTCTTCGAAGCTGTGGTACGTACGCGCTTTGCCCTACGCCTACATCTTCTTTTTCCGTGGCACGCCGTTGCTGGTTCAACTGTTCCTGGTCTACTACGGCCTGGCACAGTTCGACGTGGTCAGGAACAGCTCGATGTGGCCGTACCTGCGCGATCCGTTCTGGTGCGCCACCGCGACCATGACCCTGCACACGGCGGCTTACATCGCCGAAATTCTGCGTGGTGCGATCCAGGCCATTCCACCGGGCGAAATCGAAGCGGCGCGGGCCTTGGGCATGTCCAAACCGAAAGCGATGTTCTACATCATCCTGCCGCGTGCCGCGCGCATCGGCCTGCCGGCCTACAGCAACGAAGTGATCCTGATGCTCAAGGCCAGCGCCCTGGCCAGCACGGTGACGCTGCTGGAACTGACCGGCATGGCCCGCACGATCATCGCCCGCACCTACCTGCCGGTGGAGATCTTCTTCGCGGCTGGCGTGTTCTATCTGCTGATGTCCTACGTGCTGGTGCGCGGCTTCAAGCTGCTGGAGCGCTGGCTGCGCGTCGATGCCTGCCAAGGGCGTTGATTCTTCCCACGTGCTGACGGGCGAGAACCTACTCGCCCGCTTCACCGCGCTGGATGCTTTTCTGACAAAGCATCAGGCGCTGTGGAAACCCCGTCCCTTCACTCATCTTTCGCTTGCTTGGGAAGCGTCCTACCCGGAGCTGGCCTTGTGGCTACGCGGGCGATCGCTTGAGGATGCGGAAAACGCGCATAACCAACCTGCCGACCTTGCCGATGCGCCGGAACCGTTTGCTTCATTGGCGGCGTTGTCGGCTGAGCTGAGCGCGGTAGGTGAGTTGCCAGGGCATGCGCTGGAAGCCGCTGGTCATCGCTTGAATGTCGATGTGCCGGGACGCAAATGGCAGCAGATCGAGGCGTTTGCCAGTCGTTTGTCCTTTGCCTCACAACCGACGCATTGGCTCGACTGGTGTTCCGGCAAGGGCCATTTGGGCCGACGTCTGTTGGGCGCCGGGCAACAATTGACCTGCGTTGAATACGATCCGGCGCTGGTTGTCAGTGGTCAGGCGTTGAGTCAACGTCATCATCTGCATGCCTTGCATGTCGAGCAGGATGTGCTGGCGACGAATGCTTCAGATGTATTGAGTGCCATCCACACGCCTGTCGCCCTCCATGCCTGTGGCGATTTGCATGTGCGACTGATGCAACTAGCCAGTGCTGCCGGCTGCCAACAACTGGCGATCGCCCCGTGCTGTTACAACCGCACAAGTCGCACGGAATATAAGGCGTTATCTGCCGCCGGACTGGAATCGCTCCTACGATTGTCTCTAGAAGATCTTGCCCTACCGATGAGCGAAACCGTCACCGCCGGTGCACGAGTCCGACGTCAGCGCGACACCTCGATGGCCCGACGCCTCGCTTTCGACCTGTTGCAACGGCGACTGCGCGGTATCGACGAATACCTGCCAACCCCCTCGCTATCCAGCGCCTGGCTGGACAAACCGTTCGCCGATTACTGCCATGATCTGGCCGCCCTCAAACAGTTATCCACAATAGGCTCGCAAGATTGGCCGGCGCTCGAAGCTGCCGGATGGCAGCGGTTGGCCGAAGTTCGCAACCTGGAATTACTGCGAGGATTGTTCCGACGACCGCTGGAGCTTTGGCTGAATCTGGATCGAGCACTTTTCCTCGTCGAACAGGGATACGTCGTACGCCTTGGTACCTTCTGCGATGCGCCGCTCACGCCACGTAATTTCATGTTGTTGGCCGAACGCGTTTAAAACCCGAACAGCCTGTGGATAACTCTGTTGATGGAATTCCCATGGATCCAATATCCATGCCTGTTTCGAGGCTTTAACACCACTGGTCATTTTTTGTTCATATAGATAAAAAACCTGTAAAACAGGGATTTGCGAACAAAATGAGAACGCCTCCACAAAATCATGCCAAAGTGCGCAATCCAGTCGATCCGTTGTGCATAAGCTTCCAATCAAAACGACATAAACCGCCAAGTCACGACGAATTTTTTCAAGAAAAACGCAGCCTCCACCCTCCTGCGCCAAACCGTTCAGGCTCCTGTTTTCAAGGGCCGGACCGCAGGAACAGCGCCTTCGTCGAACCTGATCGAGCACTCGCGTAAAAATAGTCTGAATTCAGGGGTTTACAGAACCAACCCAGTCGCTATAATCGTCGCCCACACGCCGGTATAGCTCAGTTGGTAGAGCAACTGACTTGTAATCAGTAGGTCCCGGGTTCGACTCCTGGTGCCGGCACCATACAAAACGAAGCCCCTGCAGAAATGCAGGGGCTTTGTTGTTTCTAGGTTTTAAAAAGACTTCACGTCAAATCGTGAAAACGTCCACAAAGTGTCCACACCTGAAAATTGTCACTCCCGCGAATGTCATCACTCATGCGGAGTGGGATTGCTTGAGTCGGTCAATGCATGCCCAATCTGTAGTGCCATTTCGAGCAAATCGGCATGAGATGGGTCAAACCACGTTTTGATGTGAGACTGTGGTCTGACCTATTTTCCCCACCCTATTTTGCTCGTGTCGCTACGGCTTAGGTTGGCGAAAGCGCTTTGAGAAACCTCGGTCTTCCTTTGCTCTTCAGTGGCCGCCGAGAGCGGCACCCGCGTTACGCGTGCGGCCTTTCCAGCCTTCATCTGACGTACAGAATTCAGCAAGTCCGTCTGAAATCGCTTTAGTTCATCTGCCATGCCTTTCTTCGCCTTCAGCTACTTTCTCCAACACTCGCTTGCTGAACTTATGCAGCTTGAACAGAAAGCGAAATCCGCCTTCCAAGTTGCTGCAACGCACGCTCAACATTCTCGATTTTGGAGTGATGCAGGAAATCTACCAGGCGGTCGACCTGGGGCCGTTGTAC
Protein-coding sequences here:
- a CDS encoding ABC transporter permease; amino-acid sequence: MIIDLYGFGPALAAGALMTVKLALSALCLGLVLGLLGALAKTSPYKPLQWLGGFYSTLVRGIPELLWVLLIYFGTVNLMRALGEFFGNPDLELSAFAAGVIALGLCFGAYATEVFRGAILAIPKGHREAGVALGLSKWRIFTRLIMPQMWRIALPGLGNLFMILMKDTALVSVIGLEEIMRHAQIGVTVSKQPFTFYMVAALMYLGLTVLAMTGMHFLEKRAARGFARSA
- a CDS encoding ABC transporter permease, with translation MNWEIIIKWLPKLAQGATLTLELVAIAVIAGLLLAIPLGIARSSKLWYVRALPYAYIFFFRGTPLLVQLFLVYYGLAQFDVVRNSSMWPYLRDPFWCATATMTLHTAAYIAEILRGAIQAIPPGEIEAARALGMSKPKAMFYIILPRAARIGLPAYSNEVILMLKASALASTVTLLELTGMARTIIARTYLPVEIFFAAGVFYLLMSYVLVRGFKLLERWLRVDACQGR
- a CDS encoding methyltransferase: MPAKGVDSSHVLTGENLLARFTALDAFLTKHQALWKPRPFTHLSLAWEASYPELALWLRGRSLEDAENAHNQPADLADAPEPFASLAALSAELSAVGELPGHALEAAGHRLNVDVPGRKWQQIEAFASRLSFASQPTHWLDWCSGKGHLGRRLLGAGQQLTCVEYDPALVVSGQALSQRHHLHALHVEQDVLATNASDVLSAIHTPVALHACGDLHVRLMQLASAAGCQQLAIAPCCYNRTSRTEYKALSAAGLESLLRLSLEDLALPMSETVTAGARVRRQRDTSMARRLAFDLLQRRLRGIDEYLPTPSLSSAWLDKPFADYCHDLAALKQLSTIGSQDWPALEAAGWQRLAEVRNLELLRGLFRRPLELWLNLDRALFLVEQGYVVRLGTFCDAPLTPRNFMLLAERV